The window TGTTTGTCCAGCCTATAAAACAAAAGAAGCCTGTTTTTGcacatttttttgtttttaaaaaagttGCAATAATATAGCAGTCCTTGCAGCGTACATTACGTTCAATTTTGTGGAACTCACAAAATAGTGATATGAAGTTAGGTTGTAGCGGCTTTTCTTCAAATTACTGATCTAAAAAGTTTGAACAGGGAGAAAGAGGAAGAAAACACTAGATTCCAACTCTTAAAATGCACCTAAAAAACCTTCTCCATACAACCGTTTGTATTCACTAGTTACCAGCAACAAAtcaaggtaatttttttttttaataaggtgcTGAAATCTGTAATCTTTTATTCTTAATTCTTTAAATGTTCCAACTTTGTTTATTCGACACTTGCTTTCTCATATGAAGAAGGAGGACCGAAGGTTGCCCTCATATCACAGATGTGTATGAAGATGGTTGTTTGACGTCTTTTTTTCATGGCTATAATTGCAATAAGTAAATAAATTATGGTTAACTTCTAAATACAAGCCTTAAAAGTGGTTATTAGTGCAAATAGGCCGATTTTGATTCCCATAAGCTATAATATATATAACTTTGACTTTGCTTTTTTAAATTTGGATAAAATTCCTAAGTAGTCACTTCTTAGCCCTACAAATTGGAAAATagatattttcatgaaatttcaaATTTTACTATTGAAATTTCATGATAAATGTCTTGGTATATCACACATGAAATTTAAAATTCCATACAAAAACTATATTTGAAAAACAagataaacaacaacaacaatatacttagTGTAATTTCACATGTGTGGTCATGAAAGGATAGTGTGGGCGCACACTTTACCACTCTATCTTGTAGAGGTAAAAATGTTGTTTCCGGATTCAAGAATAACAAATTGGCCAATAGATATTATTTCTGCTTTAAATTTTGTATTCAATTGAAAGGGTCAATAAGAGAAGAAAGTGAGAATATTATATAGGGGTATGCATATGGTAGAAGTTTGAATAGGAAGTTTCTTTAAAAGAGATTAAAACAGAGACGACAAATAGGAGGGGGGTCAGGGAAAtaaattttcatgttgtttattGTCTGGCAGGGAGGGCCAGCACTGTTAAGTGTTAAAGTTTTGAATAATCTAATGCCTATAGCTACAGAAGTAGGGACAGTTGGTTACGGGTTAGTAAAGTTTTTATATTTACGTAAAATTCATAAACTAAAAATTCTATTTCAGTTTTACATGGAAGGACATGTTTGAACCACTAAAGTTATGATGAAATGGTAACTATCTTTCCATTATTaattagaagttttgaatttaAGCTCAAAAGATAAAATTGACTTTAATAAGGACCACATTACTCTCAAAATGAGACTTTTTGTCATAAATTCAATCTAATTGAGCTCCAAAAAAAGCACTCTTCCCACTCAGAATACTTGTCCTTTTAGGAGAAGAAAAATTACCCAAAAATAATTATCGCCTTAGAAATTCAAAATAATAATTAGTAATTATTTCCGGCTATATCCTTATATTTAAGAACTATTTCTTCTTAATAATGTTCAATTCTCAAGAAATATCTACATATAAGGACAACTTAGTAAATCATACTTTATACTCCCTCAAGAAACatgtactccctctatcccaattaatgtgacacactttcctttttagtatgTTCCAAAAAGAATATcatttttctatatttaaaaataatttaactttatgagataatttagAATCACACAAATACCTAAAACTTATTTTAGAGCAAAAATTTCAAAAACCTTTGTTTTTTTCTAAACTCCGTATCTATTCAAATGGTGCCACATATATTGAGATTAAGATTATATTATATAAGAAATATATAAAAAGAATGAGTAAATTCCCTAAAAGGTCACTTATGTATTGGGAATTGCCTCCAAATATCACCGTTGTTTCTTTCAGGACTACAATAGCACTCAACTATCACTGTTTTTCTCAGAATATGCTAAACACACAAAACCCTCATTCTTTCCTAGTTGACATGCCATGTCACATAACattttatatttttaataataaatttatttaactcATCATCAAATTCATTTAACTCAATTCAACTCAAGCCAAACTCATAAACCAACCAACTCATGTCTTATACCAATTTAACCAAGTTAGAAAATATCAAAGAAGCGTAATTTTTATACCCCATTTTGATTTTTTTGCATTTTGTACCCTCACGTATACTCACTTTTATGATTTGCACCTATTCTAATTTTTTTAACGATATGTACTCTAATcttagtattttcttaaaaaaccataaaagacttatcttattttattatttacaaGAGACTCTCGTAAATAATAAAACAAGATAAGTCTTTTATGGTTTTGTAACAAAATAAGAAAGATATCAATTTACATTTATTGTTTAAATAGTGGAGATAAGTTTTACCTCTGCATGCACCAAATTAAATGACTACTTTGCCGGATAAAATTCATACATAATCACTTGCCAGTCATTGTAACTAAAAAATAATGTTATTTTTACCGATGAAATTACATGGTAAATATCTCATAGTTTCATCTAAAATTAGAAACTTTAGTAGTAATAGTGATTATTTTGGaagataaaataataataaaaaaaagtctAGTGAACAACTTCTGTGCCACTTTGTCTTTACATTTAGATATGTTTAATTTGCTCCCCAGCTAAGTACCTCCCGAACTATTAGTAGTGTCAGTAGTGAAAATGGATAAAATCTTTAGtcttttatgattttgtaagaaaATACAGAAATAAGGATGCATAtcgtaaaaaaaaatagaatagggTGCAAATCATAAAAGAGAGTATATGTTAAGGGTACAAAATGCAAAAAATTCAAAATCGGGTATAAAGATTACACTTGTTTGATATTTTCTAACCGAGTTAAATGGGTATAAGACATGAGTTGATTGGTTTAGGGTTTGGGTTGAGTTGAATTAAATGGGTTTGAGATGAGTTAAATAAAGTTATTAATGaaaaaaatagaattttatgTGACATGAGATGCCAACTAAGAGAGAAGGAGGGTTTTGTGTGTTTAATATATTctgagaaaaataataataattaggtaatattatagtcctaaaagaaacaaaaatgataTTTATAAGCAATTTTTTAGTATATGAGTGACCTTTTAGGAAATTTACtcaagaaaaattaaaataacatTTATTTTGAGACGGAGCGATGGAGTATGAAACACCAAGTGGAAAAAAGAAACATGCCCTAGGCAGGGCAGGATTGGTGAAGCACGCGCATAGCACCTTTATTTAATTTGTAGAATTTAATATTACAAATACATATGGGAAGACTGGCCCTTTACGTGGCAAGTAGTATGTGTAGCACAGTGCACCACTGTTTATTTAGCCTTTAtcccctttttcttctttttacatAACAGCACAGATACCCATCAAAGTTGGTATATTTGATACTGCTGCTAATTGCAAGAAGGGACTGCCGAACGTGCAGTGTCAGTCAGCATTTGCTTTTTTGACTGTAAAAAGAAAGGAAAGTGGTGAGGAAGAAGAGTTAGGCTAATGTGTGAAGAATGAGACGAGAGCAGCTAAGTAGAAGAGATAAAGAAGCAGATGGGCAACTGTGGTACTAGAGAGGAATCTGCTGTTATCTCCAATGCTCATCATCAAGGTCTTTCTTCTTCCAGATCTGTTATCTTCTCCTTACATTTCACTAATTATTCGTCTAAAAGAGCATCAGTTCAAATCTCATTCttgacattattattattttttcctaGTAAAAGAAAATTGACTAATTGGAAAACCCAAATGCTACTTTTTACTCAATGATTTTTTTATGTATGCTTCACAGCAATCTTGTACTCAAATGCTCACTTTTTGAGCTCATTTTTTTCCAAAGTATTGACTATTGGAAAACCCCAAATGCCACCTTTTTGCATAATGATCTGGCTGCACTAGATTCTTTATTTATGCTTCTTAGAAATTTTGTACTCAAATGCTCCCTCTTTAGCTCATTTTTTCCAAAGTTGTTTTAatttagcaatttttttttccttatcaAGAAAAAATTGACTAATTGGAAAACCCCAACTGCAACTTTTTTGGATAACGATCCCGCTgcactagatttttttttttatgtatgctTCTTAGCAATTTTGTACTCAAATGCTCATTTTTttccaaagtttttttttttttaatttagcaatTTCTTTTTTTCCATTGATGGGCAGTCCAACAGCAGCAGAATCAGGGATTAACGTTGGCAAATAGGATAGGTATTGACTCAAAGAAACATAGTCATAGTCGGTCCACATCAGATCTGAGTGATCCTTCGACCCCGCGAAACCTAGAGGACTTTAGAAAGAATGCTGTACTCTACACACATATAATCGCGTTTACTCTTTTTGAGCTGGAAACCATAACTAAAAGCTTCCGATCTGACTATATACTTGGTGAGGGTGGTTTTGGAACTGTCTACAAGGGCTACATTGATGAGAATGTGCGTGTTGGGCTTAAGTCTTTGCCCGTTGCTGTCAAAGTCCTTAACAAAGAGGGGCTTCAAGGGCATCGCGAGTGGCTTACTGAGGTCAACTTTCTTGGCCAGCTTAGGCATCCGAATCTTGTCAAGTTGATCGGTTATTGCTGTGAGGATGACCATCGTTTGCTCGTTTATGAGTTCATGTTCAGAGGAAGCCTCGAGAATCATCTCTTCCGAAGTATGTGTCCTCTTGTTGAGATTAACAACTAACTTGATGGTTTTTTATCCCCCCCCCCATTGCTATATGCTATGTTTTACCAATGAGATGCCACATTTCCTAAACTTTACTATGATACCTTTAGGTGAGTGAGTGACATATCTCAAGTACATGTTATATATTTGGTTAGCCTGCTGCATATTGGCTTCTGCAAGATTTTGTGGTAGTAGAAGATGAACTTTGTAAACTTTGAGGTCTTCATCTAGATTTTCAGGTTATATTGcatttattttcatatttttctTCTAGATTTAGATTAGATTTTATCCTGTTTTCATAATCTGTTGATTTGGTGCTGTGTGCTCTTCCCTTCAGTAAATAGCTTTTTTCTATCTGAAGATAAAGTAAGGCTATTCTCTTTTGTTTTTTCTATTTGTAGTAAGTAACTAAGTACATAAGTTTGGGGGAAATGGTACTACATACTGTTAATGTGTTATCTGTTATTTTAATATACTGCACATAAGAATTATTTCAGCCTCGCCTAGATTTGCAGCTAATATAGATAGCCTAAGGGTTATACATTATAGCTTATTTAACTCACTAACTTAAACCAGGCTTAGTATTATTATTGGAATCATATTACTAGGTCTAGTGGTACATAAATGATAAAAATGGTTTTAGTTAACCTCTGATATATTGTACACCTGTAAAACCATCAGCCATACACCTAATTGGAATATCTAATAATATTTAGCTCTATGAATAATGAAGTGCCAGAATTTTGTTCGGTGAACGTGCTTGTCTTGGCTTCATGATATTACATTCTTATTTCTTCAAAGGAAATAAATGGTTTTGCCAACTAAATTGTGGTATTTCTTGAGGCTTTCAGGGGCTACTGTTCCATTATCTTGGGCCACAAGAATGATGATTGCTCTTGGAGCAGCTAAAGGGCTTGCATTCCTTCATAATGCGGAAACACCAGTTATCTATCGTGATTTCAAGACCTCTAATATATTATTGGATTCTGTAAGTCATGTTTCCAGGACTTGCATTATGTAACTCACTTGATTTTCTCCGGTTTtaccttttctttttttccccCTATTTT is drawn from Lycium barbarum isolate Lr01 chromosome 8, ASM1917538v2, whole genome shotgun sequence and contains these coding sequences:
- the LOC132606701 gene encoding probable serine/threonine-protein kinase PBL8, with protein sequence MGNCGTREESAVISNAHHQVQQQQNQGLTLANRIGIDSKKHSHSRSTSDLSDPSTPRNLEDFRKNAVLYTHIIAFTLFELETITKSFRSDYILGEGGFGTVYKGYIDENVRVGLKSLPVAVKVLNKEGLQGHREWLTEVNFLGQLRHPNLVKLIGYCCEDDHRLLVYEFMFRGSLENHLFRRATVPLSWATRMMIALGAAKGLAFLHNAETPVIYRDFKTSNILLDSDYTAKLSDFGLAKAGPQGDETHVSTRVMGTYGYAAPEYVMTGHLTARSDVYSFGVVLLELLTGRKSVDKTRPSKEQNLVDWARPKLNDKRKMLQIIDPRLDNQYSVRAAQKACSLAYYCLSQNPKARPLMSDVVETLEPLQSSGGSANEASSTGTGVRFAIGRVPDYRTHHRYGSSLGTAAGCRSPNPNCSPGGPAACRVR